The Coraliomargarita sinensis genome has a segment encoding these proteins:
- the pduL gene encoding phosphate propanoyltransferase: MAAANNPSINRAQIAQLVRESLRRHVQNGTSPQASQGPNPLVVNISARHCHLSQESVETLFGKGHQLTPKKWLYQEGQYAAEESVTLIGPRSRVISNLRILGPCRDFDQVELAATDAISLGFKVPVRNSGDIAGTPGCMLMGPAGFLEMNEGVIRAAPHVHMAPEDAAFYGVENKSFMKLRVGGDVGVTFDRIFVRVDPSFKLEVHIDTDEGNACGFSQDVPCELIK; the protein is encoded by the coding sequence ATGGCTGCAGCAAACAACCCCTCTATCAATCGAGCCCAGATTGCCCAGCTTGTGCGTGAGAGTCTCCGTCGTCACGTGCAAAACGGTACTTCGCCCCAGGCGTCTCAGGGGCCCAATCCACTGGTGGTCAACATCAGCGCGCGTCACTGCCACCTTTCCCAGGAATCGGTCGAGACCTTGTTCGGCAAGGGGCACCAGCTGACCCCGAAAAAATGGCTGTACCAGGAAGGGCAATACGCGGCGGAAGAATCGGTCACGCTGATCGGCCCCCGGAGCCGGGTGATTTCCAATTTGAGAATTCTCGGCCCCTGCCGTGATTTCGACCAGGTCGAACTCGCCGCCACGGATGCGATTTCGCTTGGGTTCAAGGTGCCGGTGCGCAACTCCGGCGACATCGCCGGTACGCCGGGGTGCATGTTGATGGGGCCCGCCGGCTTTCTCGAGATGAACGAAGGCGTGATCCGCGCCGCTCCCCACGTGCACATGGCGCCGGAAGACGCCGCCTTCTACGGTGTGGAGAACAAGTCCTTCATGAAGCTCCGTGTCGGCGGCGATGTCGGCGTGACATTCGATCGCATCTTCGTGCGCGTCGACCCCTCCTTTAAACTGGAAGTCCATATCGACACCGACGAGGGCAATGCCTGCGGCTTCTCCCAGGACGTGCCCTGCGAATTGATCAAGTAA